Proteins from a genomic interval of Lactococcus protaetiae:
- a CDS encoding rhodanese-related sulfurtransferase, whose amino-acid sequence MTQDYRVLLYYKYVPIEDGAAFAEHHLLECKKIGLKGRILVADEGINGTVSGTVEQTDAYMKLMNADSRFSKMVFKIDETEEHAFKKMHVRYRPELVNLSLDDDINPLDLTGDYLTPKEFREAMLDEDTVVIDARNDYEFDLGHFRGAIRPEIRNFRELPQWIRDNKEQFMEKRILTYCTGGIRCEKFSGWLVREGFKDVGQLHGGIATYGKDPEVQGDLWDGQMYVFDSRIAVSINQKEHIIVGRDWFDGSPCERYINCANPECNRRILSSEENEIKYLGSCSHECRIHPNNRYITSHHLSEDEVNDALALIEKVS is encoded by the coding sequence ATGACTCAAGATTATCGAGTACTACTATATTATAAATACGTTCCAATTGAAGATGGTGCAGCTTTTGCTGAACACCATCTATTAGAGTGTAAGAAAATCGGTCTCAAAGGAAGAATTCTTGTTGCTGATGAAGGAATCAATGGGACAGTTTCAGGAACAGTTGAACAAACTGATGCTTATATGAAACTTATGAACGCTGACTCTCGTTTTTCTAAAATGGTATTCAAAATTGACGAAACTGAAGAACATGCCTTTAAGAAAATGCACGTCCGTTATAGACCAGAACTTGTGAATTTAAGCCTTGATGATGATATCAATCCTCTGGACCTGACTGGTGACTATCTTACTCCAAAAGAGTTTCGTGAAGCGATGTTAGATGAAGATACAGTAGTCATTGATGCTAGAAATGATTATGAGTTTGACCTCGGACATTTCCGAGGTGCCATTCGTCCTGAAATTCGTAATTTTCGCGAACTTCCTCAATGGATTCGTGATAATAAAGAACAATTTATGGAAAAACGTATTTTAACTTATTGTACAGGTGGAATTCGATGTGAAAAGTTTTCTGGATGGCTCGTTCGAGAGGGTTTTAAGGATGTAGGGCAACTTCATGGTGGAATTGCTACTTACGGTAAAGACCCTGAAGTTCAAGGAGACTTGTGGGATGGTCAGATGTATGTATTTGACAGTCGTATCGCTGTATCTATCAATCAAAAAGAACATATTATCGTTGGACGTGACTGGTTTGATGGTAGCCCTTGTGAACGTTATATCAATTGTGCCAATCCAGAGTGTAATCGCCGTATTCTTTCATCTGAAGAAAACGAAATAAAATACTTAGGAAGCTGTTCTCATGAGTGTCGTATTCACCCTAATAACCGTTACATCACTTCTCATCACTTATCAGAAGATGAAGTAAACGATGCGCTTGCTTTAATTGAAAAAGTTTCCTGA
- the alsS gene encoding acetolactate synthase AlsS — protein MSDKKFGADLIVDSLINHNVKYVFGIPGAKIDRVFDLLENEKGPKLVVTRHEQGAAFMAQAVGRLTGEPGVAVVTSGPGVSNLATPLLTATSEGDAILAIGGQVKRSDRLKRAHQSMDNAAMMQAATKYSAEVLDPTTLSETIANAYRIAKTGRPGATFLSIPQDVTDSEVTLKAIKPLSDPKMGNASIDDINYLAQAIKNAVLPVILVGAGASDAKVALSLRNLLTHVNIPVVETFQGAGVISRDLEHTFYGRIGLFRNQPGDMLLKRSDLVIAVGYDPIEYEARNWNAEIDSRIIVIDNAIAEIDTYYQPERELIGDIAATLDNLLPAVRGYQIPEGTKEYLDGLHEVAEQHEFDTENTVEGRMHPLDLVTTFQEIVKDDETVTVDVGSLYIWMARHFKSYEPRHLLFSNGMQTLGVALPWAITAALLRPGKKVYSHSGDGGFLFTGQELETAVRLNLPIIQIIWNDGHYDMVKFQEEMKYGRSAAVDFGFVDYVKYAESMGAKGYRAHTKEELTEILKSIPDTTGPVVIDVPLDYSDNSKLAEKLLPEEFY, from the coding sequence ATGTCTGATAAAAAATTTGGCGCAGATTTAATTGTAGATAGTCTAATTAATCATAATGTAAAATATGTTTTTGGTATTCCAGGAGCAAAAATTGACCGTGTTTTTGACCTTTTAGAAAATGAAAAAGGACCAAAACTTGTCGTGACTCGTCACGAACAAGGAGCAGCTTTTATGGCACAAGCTGTAGGACGTCTTACAGGTGAGCCTGGAGTAGCTGTTGTAACCAGTGGACCAGGAGTTTCAAACCTTGCTACTCCGCTACTGACTGCTACATCTGAAGGAGACGCAATCCTTGCTATTGGCGGTCAAGTTAAACGTAGTGATAGACTGAAGCGCGCTCATCAATCAATGGATAATGCGGCTATGATGCAAGCTGCCACTAAGTATTCGGCAGAAGTTCTTGATCCTACGACACTCTCTGAAACAATTGCAAATGCCTATCGGATTGCAAAAACTGGTCGTCCAGGTGCAACATTCTTGTCTATTCCACAAGATGTGACAGACTCGGAAGTTACACTTAAAGCGATTAAACCATTATCTGACCCCAAAATGGGAAATGCTTCAATTGATGATATTAATTACCTTGCACAAGCAATTAAAAATGCTGTTTTACCTGTTATTCTTGTTGGTGCTGGTGCCTCAGATGCAAAAGTAGCTTTATCATTACGTAACTTACTTACTCATGTAAATATTCCTGTTGTTGAAACTTTCCAAGGGGCTGGTGTCATTTCGCGTGACTTAGAGCATACATTCTATGGTCGGATTGGACTTTTCCGCAATCAACCAGGAGATATGCTTTTGAAACGCTCAGACTTAGTCATTGCAGTAGGCTATGACCCAATTGAGTATGAGGCTCGTAACTGGAATGCCGAGATTGATAGCCGTATCATTGTTATTGATAATGCCATTGCTGAGATTGATACTTATTACCAACCAGAGCGTGAACTCATTGGTGACATTGCAGCAACACTTGATAACCTTTTGCCAGCTGTACGTGGCTATCAAATTCCTGAAGGAACGAAAGAATATCTTGATGGACTACATGAAGTAGCAGAACAACATGAGTTTGATACCGAAAATACAGTTGAAGGTCGTATGCATCCACTTGACCTCGTAACAACATTTCAAGAGATTGTAAAAGATGACGAAACTGTCACTGTTGATGTAGGTTCTCTCTATATCTGGATGGCGCGTCATTTCAAATCCTATGAACCACGTCATTTGCTCTTCTCAAATGGGATGCAGACTCTTGGAGTAGCACTTCCGTGGGCTATTACTGCAGCTCTTCTTCGTCCTGGGAAAAAAGTTTATTCGCACTCAGGTGATGGTGGGTTCCTTTTCACGGGGCAAGAACTTGAAACAGCAGTTCGTTTAAACCTTCCAATCATTCAAATTATTTGGAATGATGGTCACTATGACATGGTTAAATTCCAAGAAGAAATGAAATATGGACGTTCAGCCGCAGTTGATTTTGGTTTCGTTGACTATGTAAAATATGCAGAATCTATGGGAGCCAAAGGGTATCGTGCGCATACAAAAGAAGAACTGACTGAAATCCTTAAATCAATTCCTGATACAACTGGACCTGTTGTAATTGATGTTCCACTTGACTATTCAGATAACAGCAAATTAGCTGAAAAATTGCTACCAGAAGAATTCTATTGA
- a CDS encoding tetratricopeptide repeat protein: MSYSEDTIDFLHQGDLIGMQNSLAKALKNDDDELLSDLAEYLQMMGFIDESQQIYDKIMQNHPESTDYLINLAEIAEDNGNLDEALNYLYQIPSQDENYVAALVKIADLYQFDGDFETAISKLEEAREYSDSPLITFALAESYYAQGDYQAAITEYAKLSERKILHDTKISIYQRIGDSYAQLGNFENAISFLEKSFEFDKKAETLYEIALLYGEIHNESRAISAFKKLEKMDVDFLSYELAYAQTLEENQQFEESLNMAEKGLQKNPNSVPLLHFASKISFKLKNAEAAEHYLMEALNFPELHDETVFLLANLYFNEDDFEAVINLQSLLEEEHPLAQWLFASSYKALEKDLEASKLYEELMLTSLSENPEFLSDYIEFLREIGQADKAKSLIAQYLDLVPDDEEMRILLSEYQE; encoded by the coding sequence ATGTCTTATTCAGAAGATACGATTGATTTTTTACACCAAGGCGATTTGATTGGAATGCAAAATTCGCTTGCTAAAGCACTAAAAAACGATGATGATGAGCTACTCTCAGACCTTGCAGAATATTTACAGATGATGGGATTCATTGATGAAAGTCAGCAAATTTATGATAAAATCATGCAAAATCATCCAGAGTCAACAGACTATCTGATTAATCTCGCTGAAATCGCTGAGGATAATGGTAACTTAGACGAGGCTCTAAATTATCTCTATCAAATTCCCTCACAGGATGAAAACTATGTTGCTGCTCTTGTCAAGATTGCTGATTTATACCAATTTGATGGAGACTTTGAGACAGCAATCTCTAAGCTAGAAGAAGCTCGTGAATATTCAGATTCCCCGCTGATTACTTTTGCTCTTGCTGAATCTTACTATGCTCAAGGAGACTATCAAGCTGCAATCACTGAATATGCTAAACTTTCTGAACGTAAAATTTTACATGATACAAAAATTTCAATTTACCAAAGAATAGGCGATTCTTATGCCCAATTAGGTAATTTTGAAAATGCCATTTCTTTCTTAGAAAAATCATTTGAATTTGATAAAAAAGCAGAAACGCTATACGAGATTGCACTTTTATACGGAGAAATTCATAACGAATCACGCGCAATTTCTGCGTTTAAAAAATTAGAGAAAATGGACGTTGATTTTTTGAGTTACGAGCTTGCTTATGCTCAAACTTTGGAAGAAAATCAACAGTTTGAAGAATCGTTAAATATGGCAGAAAAAGGGTTGCAAAAAAATCCTAATTCTGTTCCACTCTTACATTTCGCTTCAAAGATAAGCTTTAAATTAAAAAATGCTGAAGCAGCTGAGCATTATCTTATGGAAGCGTTAAACTTTCCTGAATTACATGATGAAACGGTCTTTTTACTCGCAAATCTATATTTTAACGAAGATGATTTCGAAGCCGTTATAAATTTACAATCTCTATTAGAGGAAGAACATCCACTTGCTCAATGGCTCTTTGCAAGTAGTTATAAAGCGCTTGAAAAAGACCTAGAAGCAAGTAAATTATACGAAGAATTAATGCTGACGAGCCTGTCAGAGAATCCTGAATTTTTGTCAGACTATATCGAATTTTTGCGTGAAATCGGTCAAGCAGATAAAGCCAAATCACTCATTGCGCAATACTTAGATTTAGTTCCAGATGATGAAGAAATGAGAATATTACTTTCTGAATACCAAGAATAA